A window from Bos mutus isolate GX-2022 chromosome 1, NWIPB_WYAK_1.1, whole genome shotgun sequence encodes these proteins:
- the GPR171 gene encoding G-protein coupled receptor 171, whose amino-acid sequence MTNSSTFCPVYRDLEPFTYFFYLVFLIGIIGSCFATWAFIQKNTNHRCVSIYLINLLTADFLLTLALPVKITVDLGVAPWKLRIFHCQVTACLIYINMYLSIIFLAFVSIDRCLQLTYSCKIYRIQEPGFAKMISAVVWLMVLLIMVPNMIIPIKDIKEKPNVGCMEFKNEFGRNWHLLTNFISIAIFFNFSAIILISNCLVIRQLYRNKDNENYPNVKRALISILLVTTGYIICFVPYHIVRIPYTLSQTEVISDCSTRISLFKAKEATLLLAVSNLCFDPILYYHLSKAFRLKITETFASHKESKAQKEKPRSENNA is encoded by the coding sequence ATGACCAACAGTTCTACCTTCTGCCCAGTTTACAGAGACCTGGAGCCATtcacatatttcttttatttagttttccTCATTGGAATTATTGGAAGTTGTTTTGCAACCTGGGCTTTcatacagaaaaacacaaatcacAGGTGTGTGAGCATATACTTAATTAATTTGCTTACAGCTGATTTCCTGCTCACTCTGGCATTACCAGTGAAAATCACTGTTGACTTGGGTGTCGCACCCTGGAAGCTGAGGATATTCCACTGCCAAGTGACAGCCTGCCTCATCTACATTAATATGTACTTATCAATAATCTTCTTAGCATTCGTTAGCATTGATCGCTGTCTTCAGTTGACATACAGCTGCAAGATTTATCGAATACAAGAACCTGGGTTTGCTAAAATGATATCAGCTGTTGTGTGGCTAATGGTCCTTCTTATAATGGTGCCAAACATGATCATTCCCATCAAAGACATCAAGGAAAAGCCCAACGTGGGCTGCATGGAATtcaaaaatgagtttggaagaaaCTGGCATTTGCTGACAAATTTCATAAGTATAGCAATATTCTTCAATTTCTCAGCCATCATCTTAATATCTAACTGCCTTGTAATTCGACAACTCTACAGAAACAAAGATAATGAAAATTATCCAAACGTGAAGAGAGCTCTCATCAGTATACTTTTGGTGACTACAGGCTACATCATATGTTTTGTTCCTTATCACATTGTCCGAATCCCATACACCCTCAGCCAGACAGAGGTCATATCTGACTGTTCCACCAGGATTTCACTTTTCAAAGCAAAAGAGGCCACACTGCTCCTGGCTGTGTCCAACCTGTGTTTCGATCCAATCCTGTACTATCATCTCTCAAAAGCTTTCCGATTAAAGATCACTGAGACATTTGCTTCCCATAAGGAGTCCAAGgctcaaaaagaaaaaccaaggtCTGAAAACAATGCATAA